In the genome of Xiphophorus hellerii strain 12219 chromosome 14, Xiphophorus_hellerii-4.1, whole genome shotgun sequence, the window GTGCAACACAGTTTTGCTTACAGGTATGAGATGGAAGAATAAAGGAGCAAAATGACAACATGTAGGTACAAAAGATATGAATTAACCAAAAATAAGTCTTGTGTTAAACAAAACCCTGCTCTAAACACACATTACATTGCATCTTGGTGTTTTCCTTTAgcagaaattatatttatttcgTCACTGGAAACTTGTCCAAAATCAAAACTTATATCTCACTTAATTTCTTTGAATCAAGTGCTAACATGTTTGGTGCTTTCCAGTTGAGCGCTGAGAAGGAGAGGAAGGCGAGTGACAGTCTCTTCGCGTCCCTGATTAACTCGACGAAGGAGAGACAGGCCGAAGCTGATGCAGAAATTGAGGAAAGGCAGAGAGCGGAAGAGAAGAGGGCAGAGGAGCTCATCGGTGACCTTCAGCAGGAAATCGCTGAGCTGCAGAGGAGAAACGCTGAGCTAAACCAGCTGGAAAACACGGATGACCACCTGCACCTCCTGCAGGTCAGCATCAACCTCAGATTGTGGTGATGTGAAGCAGATTTTTAGAAactggatataaaaaaaaaaaaaactgtgctgGCTAATGTGATTGTCGTCTGAAGCAGGTTTGCTACTGTAGAAACAGTCAGGAGAAAAGCACAGCATTTTGGCAATCATTTTTGATTAATGTACAaattgtattcttttttttttaccctcgtCAGAGACTGCCCTCGCTTGTGTCACCTCCACCTACCAACAGGGAGTGGACAGAAACCAGGATCTACCCTGAACTTTGCGTTGGAACGGTGAGGAGAGCGCTTTCCAGACTGGATAACACTGTGAGGAAAGACCTGGATGTCTTGAAGAAAGAAggtaaaaaggaaaagagtTTCAACGTAATTTAGGATGACAGTTTACGCAAAAGCTTAAAAGTCCTTGTGTTATACagagctgaagttggtttctgaTGGGCCGGATGACTAAAGGGCAATTCCATCTAATTTGTTAcgactttaaatatttttaattagcttCAGTTTAAAAACTTCAATCCACATATAAATGCAGGGTTGGCAGTTTGCTCTGAAGCACAAGCTTCAGATTATTTAGGCTCTTTAGGCTCTTGCCTTGTTAGATGTAATTATGAGACACTGGCGCTATTTGCCCATAGCTGGGACAGTGGTTGACGGGTCCACACACTGTGCACCTCATCTCTGGGGCCCACTGTTGCTCCGAGACCCCTTGCAGTTTGGCCTGGGACTGTTAATGTACCCAGTTTCCATGTGTGGCCACGAGGAGGCACTGCAGAGGCCTTTGGGGTGGAGAGGCTAATCACTGGCAAGAGGAGAATCACACACCCTGCTCCTCTTTTCAGCCCACATCAAGGGACTAGCCAGTTGCAGTAGCTGGACGCAGAAAGTTGCACTATAGCAACTTTCTGCAATTCCAGGAAGAATCTCTAAGCTACTGCAAGAGACGCTTCACACTCACCTGGTGTACACTCACATgtacaccaacacacacacatatatgatttgttttttttgttttttttagttaggAGGAATGGGGTGTTTATTTGCTGTTTGGAATTTGTTGCAATgtttcttgtttgcttttttgtttatttttttcctttcagctaTTGTGGGGGGCAGTTTTGGGTGATTTGCACTCAAActcattttttgggggggtatAGGTGGTTGGGCGTTTTCTTAATCttaatacatacatttttttgtttgtgttttgtggtgGGTGAAGGGATGGATGGGGTTGgctttttataaaatgtttcagactctatttatatatatatatatataacttatgTTTTTGGGAATGTGTaggaaaccggagcacccggcgAAAACTGACACTAACGAAGGAACAACCAAATCTCACAGAAAGAGGCGCCCGGTTAAAAACTGTGACCACTTTTCTGTGAAGATCCAGCGCTGTCCATTAAATTAGTCTAAAATCTAAGTGGAGGTTTTGTAAATTGCTCAGGGTTCAGGATCTGGACTTTCCCTTTCCTCTGAAAGAGTTTCCACACAGAAGTCTGTCACTTCCATGGGTTTAAAATCAAGAATGCCTGCATCTCTCTGCATCACCTCTATAAAGTCATTCAGCTCCTCAGGAGATGCATCAGGTATCTCAAAATCCTTTGACAGGATTTCCTCTAAGAGACGGTCCAGATCCATGGATGCCAGGTCAGAGATGTTATTTACAGTGGTAGTCTCTTTCTCATTTGGTTCTTGACACTTTGCCACTTTCCTTCTTCGAGGTCCTacttcctctctgtctctgagCTCCGTTTTCAGATTTTCCAGCTCTGTTTGGTAATTAAGCTCACAGGTGGAATACATTTGCTGGAGGGCACTGAGTTGTTTTTGGAGATTGTCTTTCTCTGCTCCAAGTTCATTGATAATCTTTAGGTCCCTCATCGTTTTCTGTGACAGAGCTTTTATCTCTTTATCTGCGCCCTCCTTAAATATTTGTGCTTCCTCTCTCAGAGCAGAAACGTCCCTTTCATATGTAGCCTTAAGATCCTGGAAAGAAACCTTAATCTCCTCCAGCTCgctttggaaatgttttcttgcCTCTTCGGATTCCTGCTGCAGGAAAGTGAACTCTTGTCCCATTCTCTGAATCAGCTTGTCCTTTTCTGCTCTGAGTTCCTTGATAAGCTCAAGATCATTTTTTGCTCTTCTCAAATGAGCTTCGTTCTCATGGTTCATCTCATGCTGATAACCGCCGGCTTCCTGTCTCAGTGCAGAAACATCTGTAACATTTTCAAAGAGCTTTCGGGCCTGCTTGAgtttttcttcataaaacatCTCCGCGTCGACCTGCAGCTTCCCCTCACGAACGTCGGCTTCATATTTTGATGGAAGCTCCTCGTAGCGAGTCTTCACTTGGTCCAGCTCTTCTTGGAAGGCgtcacatttttctttccctGCCCGGATCTGTGACATAAATTCTTCCTCGTTGACAACATGTGCAACCTTCAGTTGCTCCAAGtcctcctgcagctgctttttcttcttgtgtctTATTTCGCTGATGACCTTGGAAGTGACAACAGCGGGGCTGAGAGTCTCTGGATCGGTAAACTTTTCTGCTGCCAGTAGTTTTTTCCTCATCTCTTTGCCCTTGTTGATGAAAATCTCCTTgagatttttctgcttctgcaaCTCAGTTTGTGTATTGTCCAGCTCTCTTTGCAAGGAAGCTACCTTTTGGTTCTCCTCCAGCCGCCTCGCTCTCTCCGTTTCCACGAGAGACCTAAGTCTCTGGACCTCAAGCCAGCCTTGGTGATTGGGTACAGCTCCCCAACGCCTTCTTATCGCACTGTTGACATAAAGTGGCCTTTGATAGGACATGCTGGACCAAACAATGTTTATTCCAATTAAGTCTTGATCAACGTTCAACGTacgtctgaactggtcagtgGTGTGGCAAGCAATGACAAGAAGGGAAACGTTTGTTACATATAAAGAACAGTGACGATGACGTCACAAATGACTGTTGTCATCATGACATCATAGAATTTGATGAAGGAGTGAGGAGTTGGGATGTTGATGTGTGAGAACTCTACCTCACTCGTTAACCAACAGGCGTCATGGCAACATGGCAATTTAATAGATGTTGGCcttcttatttatattttttaaaaatccctttaaaattattttttttacttctagaAGATAAATAATATATCattcatttaacatttacattttctaatttaataaCCACTGACTATCAATGTACATTCGGTTTTGCCAAAACATTTGGGTGTCACATCATATTTCTACCCCAGGAAAAGAGGATTTTATGGATTACTAATAAAGAGCTCTTTTAACACTCTGATTACCTGAAAAGgtcaaataattaatttcttgatttatttgtatatatctgtattgtatttgtatttatttgcattttaattgggATTGATAATGATTTATCTAAGGCTTTCtttatacacatttttattagaaGTGCCAGTAAATGTTCTTGGTTAGTAtcataccaaaaacaaaaaaaaaggttttctcatgtttttctaaaaaagttgttaaactttgtaatggcaaaaaataaaaattaaaataattgttacatTGCTACATTTCAATCGTTTTGATGTACATACACAATTTAATTGTCttcttctgatttttaaaaaagtatttaataaacttttttttatttctctttttcacaGAGATGAGGAGGATGCAAAAATATGCAGGTATGAACACAATTTACACTTACAttaaactttttactttaccctttcaattatatttaaaaaaactgttttttctaTTAATCTTATTATTGAATCCCAAAAAGACTTGCCTTTTCTTCCTTATATCCTAGCATATTGGTATGTCTCTTGCTCATTGCTAGAAATTACCcattgcacttttttttcttgaaggcctccaattaaatgttttaagttaCCTCGTGCCTCTGAGCTTGTTTTTTACCTGATTTTAAAGACCAGGTGAACAACAGATTAGGACAGAAGAACATGCACTGGAATTTTAAATAGTAGTCTCTCTCGTAGGTTTTACCATAGAGTCAGATTCCTTCAGGTAACCTGTGATACGGATGACTGTGATGATAAACGTTGGGTGTACTGATTGTAAGGAGGTGGCAGTTGGAGACGATAAGTTTTGACCCGTGTGTCCACAGTGGATGTGGTGTTGGACCCAGACACGGCCCATCCAAACATCGTCCTGTCCTCTGACGGAAAGCAGGCGGGCCGAGGCGAGCTGCTGCACCTTGTCCCCGACATTCCCCAACGCTTTGACCCGGTTATCTGCGTTCTGAGCAAGAAAGGCTTCCGGTCTGGGAGGTTCTACTTTCAGGTAGATCGGTTCGATCAACCGAAAGCGACGCCGGGCCCGTGATGACACAGCAATGCTCAAAAACGTGTTCTGTCAACTAGGTTGCAGTTGGAAAGAAGACCTTCTGGGACCTGGGTGTGGTCAAAGAGTCCGTCAACAGGAAGGGTATGATCACCTCCACCCCGGACAACGGCTACTGGACGGTGCGTTTAAGGAACGCCAGTGAGTACCGGGCCCTGGACTCCCCCTCCATCCTGCTTCAACTCCGTAAGAGTCCCAAGACCATCGGAGTGTTCACAGATTACGAAGAAGGGACGGTTTCGTTCTTTGACGTGGATGACAGATCGCACATCTACACCTTCACCGGGTGTTTGTTCTCGGAGAGGATCTTCCCTTTCTTCAGCCCAGGAGTTTTTGACCACGGGAAAAATACAGAGCCGCTGATTATCACAGCTGTCAGTCAGGAAACTTGAAAAGAAACCTTTAATTGAGTTAGGTAGCATGTTTTGTACACAACAGAGCAGTTTTCTTTCGTCTATTCTACTTAATATAAGTTGTTTATAGAATATGAAGGTGTTCATTTTGGATCAAATGAGAAGCAAAACCAATCTGGTTTAAGAGTCCAATTTCAGAGACGGCTACTAGTGTAACAGAAACCTGACCAATCTCGGGTTGGTGTGACATTTCTGCTTCCAAACTGCAAAGTTTATGCTGACACATACACTAACAAACaaaactgtgttaaaaacaagtttattatTGGAACGTTATTGATCTCTTCATCAATCCGACAGTTCTCCCTGTGGATGCAAACAGTGACCAGCAGAGATGACCGATTAAACAATGACTTAGTAAAATGATGAATGACATGAACCAATAATGCTGATatccttcatttatttttacgaCATCATCATTGACCCAGGAACCTTTTTTCACTCAAATGTTCTACGTTTAAATACGCCTTGTGCTTCAAGGGGCACACCGCCTTCGTCAATTATGAAGGCAATTAAAATGCAGGGATTATGACTCGAAAGTTCTGAGATAGTCTTAGCCACTCAAGAGTGTAAAAacttacaaagttttagttgcaTTTCCTTTACAATAATTGTCTGGGGCACCAATAACTGCGGCCTCATTGATTACGCTACACAAAACCCGAATTCAAAATACAAATCATCTTGTAAATGTTCTGTATTGTGTCCATTTTGTAGGCGCTCGTTTTCTACATAAAGTGTGAAGTTGACTATTTCACACATGTGGAGGAGAGGACTGGATATGAGAGACTTTAGACCTGCATCACTTGGagtattttagcatttttataaaggGTGGACGCGCAGGTTGATGAACAGCATGTGACTCTATAGTTTTCCACAGATGATGTGAATTTCTCTGAATCAATATTGGATGGgaaattgtaataatttatgTAATGAAGTGCTTCTAAAACATgagtggtttgcagttgtgtttGATTTATCTGGTAGAGGTTATTTCTCATTTGTTTCAACCATGAGAAACAAATCTTTATGGATAAAATGAGcaattactttgtttttgtaattactCATGTTGTAATTACTATAAAATGAGTGTATACTacgttgtttttttcttaagatatacttgacaacatttttgcatttacaaaACTCGTAATTTCTCAGGTTCAGTAAAACATtggtattaaaatatttaatgtacagttttctaatatttttttatagctAATTTAGAAGATAACGTACACATTTTATAAACTCGCTTTCAGACATTTGATCAGCAGCAGTCCCAGAAAATGCAGGAGGAAACGACTAACAAGTGCAACAGCGCTTCCTTGTGGACAGAAGGAGAAACTTCTTAAAGATGTAAGATGGGAAGAGCGGAATTTGTCTTCAAGCCTTTCTTTCACTTTCCACGGTGATCAATTCCCGGCATGATGCATTACTGTATAAAggtataaaaatacaataacaacCTGTTGCCACTTTAATTTagtcattatttttgttacttttatagctttttttaataattacgTGAGAAACAAATAGACGCAGATACTTTTTGCTGTATCTTGTCTGTCAGTTAATAAGTTATGTAAATAGTTATGACGTATATATATGTCTAAGTTTATTTGTACCGATTatgaataaattaactttatttctaGAATAGTAATGCAAATTATGGGACCACCAGAACTTATGATGCCAAGTACATTAAGTTAGCATTTACTACGGAGCAAATTAAACATCCATTAATGTTGTAGCCAATATGACGCAttctctgtttaaataaatgtccaaataaatgtcaaactctGGAAACGTTCAGTCTGTCTTTGGGTGCAGTTTCAACATGCGACCGCAAGAGGCAGTCGAGTCCCCTGGTCTTCAGGCGTCTTGTACGCATGCGTAAGGGAGGAAGCGACTTCTCTTCAACATGGCGGCGACCATAGACAACAGCAATGCCGTACAGGCGACAAAGAAAAAGCACCTCGGGATCCCCGAAGCGGTGTTTGTGGTGCGTAAAGCCGAACCTTTTTCACTGCGCCGCTTGCGTGCAGTACCGTTGAATGTGTTTCTGCCCGTCCCTGACGTACAGGGGGCGATATAGCGGCTCAGAACCTGCTAGCTAACTAGCAGCACTGGAGCTGACAGTGAGTTGATGATCCCGCTGTGTGTGCAGGATGGGCGGCTACTTGCTTCCATCTATGGTCATTACTGGTTGAGTGATTTGGGCTTTTTCTGTCTTCGGTCACTCCTGATTTATTTTACgggcttttatgtttttcagctgGTCTCTGTAACTTGGTGTAGGTTTAGTGTCATTAACAGGCCTCAGTTTCCCACTTTGAGGTTTTGCATAAAGCATTAACTGATATACCTTAGCTTCTAATATAAATAATGATTGTGTCTGAAAGACTTCCGCATAATTAAATTAAGGTAGTAAAAGATTTAATACGCCACTACATAatggttaatgtttttttaaaatctctctcAAAATTCACTTTGTCACACTTGTTTAGCATGAAATGATATTGCACAAAAAACCGCTACGTTTTTGCAATATATTGCAAGTTTTCAGAGCTGGTGAGTTATAATTTGTCTTTGAAAGAATATGTTGACATCTTTGTAGTTGTTTAATTtgtagaaatacattttacacaCCACCTGAAGGATGTTACTGCTTTTATTGTGGCACCCCAATGTTAGAAACATTACGAcagttatttttaagcattgcaataaatcaaaacattttttttttgtcatggcAAAAAACATCACAATCCTAATTATCTCGGGTCCATTATGTGTGCCAGTCGTTGGCACGAAAAGCAAG includes:
- the LOC116733381 gene encoding E3 ubiquitin-protein ligase TRIM39-like produces the protein MFPEKQLQCSICQQVLTDPVTTPCGHNFCRVCIGQLWDSSDVCQCPACSKTFASRPEISINTAFKELTDALRQMIVYSSASPVSAAKPGEVVCDVCAATSLQVRAHKSCLVCLTSYCEAHLEPHRTVATLKLHKLMEPVANLQDRMCKKHERLLEMFCRTEQMCVCQFCTETEHKDHQPVTMEDESKERKVHMQQTQADFQQMIQERQKKIEEIKTCLKLSALSAEKERKASDSLFASLINSTKERQAEADAEIEERQRAEEKRAEELIGDLQQEIAELQRRNAELNQLENTDDHLHLLQRLPSLVSPPPTNREWTETRIYPELCVGTVRRALSRLDNTVRKDLDVLKKEEMRRMQKYAVDVVLDPDTAHPNIVLSSDGKQAGRGELLHLVPDIPQRFDPVICVLSKKGFRSGRFYFQVAVGKKTFWDLGVVKESVNRKGMITSTPDNGYWTVRLRNASEYRALDSPSILLQLRKSPKTIGVFTDYEEGTVSFFDVDDRSHIYTFTGCLFSERIFPFFSPGVFDHGKNTEPLIITAVSQET